A window of the Bdellovibrio sp. ZAP7 genome harbors these coding sequences:
- a CDS encoding glutamate-5-semialdehyde dehydrogenase: MHSQNDLMLADLKKAAREQRKLESSTKNKALLKIAEKLSLASKDIISANQKDLDALAPDTAAAFRDRLTLTPERIDGMIESLKQVAALPDPVGEMIDQQTLKNGLLLKKIRAPLGVIFMIFESRPNVILEAFSLAFKAGNVILLRGGSESKHSAAAIYKLMRDALTEAGFKFMPFHGVEDYERGLVEQLLKRKDMIDIVVPRGGDKLIDFVQRTALMPIIKNDRGMCHTFVDEDADLAMAAKIVTNAKTQRPGVCNALETVLVHEKVAAQFLPMLYKETDSKKLQWHVDSASLFILKDHERVTSAKPEDWDTEYLDLIMNCRVVSGIDEALAHIEKHGSKHSEAIITKSETKARLFQQEIDAAAVYWNASTRFTDGFEFGLGGELGISTQKLHVRGPVGLRELTNARWLVDGSGQTRG, translated from the coding sequence ATGCACTCGCAAAATGACTTGATGCTGGCTGATTTAAAAAAAGCAGCGCGCGAACAGCGCAAACTGGAGAGTTCGACTAAAAACAAAGCGCTTTTAAAAATTGCTGAAAAGCTTTCGTTGGCTTCAAAAGATATTATCTCTGCTAACCAAAAAGACCTGGACGCTTTGGCTCCGGATACAGCTGCGGCCTTTCGCGATCGTTTGACTTTAACTCCCGAGCGTATTGATGGAATGATTGAAAGCCTTAAGCAAGTGGCGGCCCTTCCCGACCCTGTCGGCGAAATGATTGACCAGCAGACTTTGAAAAATGGTTTGTTACTTAAAAAGATCCGCGCCCCACTGGGTGTGATCTTTATGATCTTTGAATCCCGACCCAATGTTATTTTGGAAGCGTTTTCGCTGGCTTTTAAAGCTGGCAACGTCATTTTACTTCGCGGAGGGTCTGAGTCTAAACACTCAGCGGCTGCGATTTATAAACTGATGCGCGATGCTTTAACGGAAGCTGGTTTTAAGTTCATGCCATTCCATGGAGTCGAAGATTACGAGCGTGGCTTGGTCGAGCAGCTTTTAAAACGCAAGGACATGATTGATATCGTGGTTCCTCGCGGTGGTGACAAGCTGATTGATTTCGTTCAACGCACGGCTTTGATGCCAATCATTAAGAACGACCGAGGCATGTGTCATACGTTCGTTGATGAGGACGCTGATTTAGCAATGGCGGCTAAGATTGTAACCAACGCGAAAACGCAACGTCCGGGCGTGTGCAATGCCCTGGAAACAGTTTTAGTTCACGAAAAGGTCGCAGCTCAATTTTTGCCGATGCTTTATAAGGAAACTGATTCCAAAAAACTTCAGTGGCATGTCGACAGCGCTTCACTATTCATTTTGAAAGATCACGAGCGCGTAACTTCCGCAAAACCTGAAGACTGGGACACAGAGTACTTGGACCTGATCATGAACTGCCGTGTGGTTTCAGGAATCGATGAAGCCTTGGCACACATTGAAAAGCACGGCAGTAAGCACTCAGAGGCAATCATCACAAAATCTGAAACCAAGGCTCGCCTGTTTCAACAAGAAATAGACGCCGCCGCCGTTTACTGGAATGCCTCCACTCGCTTTACGGATGGCTTTGAATTCGGCTTAGGCGGAGAACTTGGGATCAGCACACAAAAGCTGCACGTGCGCGGGCCGGTGGGTTTACGCGAGCTAACGAACGCCCGCTGGCTGGTAGATGGCTCCGGACAAACACGCGGATAA
- a CDS encoding calcium:proton antiporter, which yields MFNLSNLRLLTSWGSVLLYFLVLAGWMDTVTSPAVLMVLFTLFFAVIMWSAFGVVHEAEELAEIMGEPYGTLILTLSIVVIEVALVAAVMLGSNAAPTMGRDTMFSVLMIVMNGVVGLGLFIGGLKHREQSYNLQGAASYLSVLIPLTCIALILPNFTTSTESGTLSFWQSTYFSIFSIALYGVFLITQTGRHRAFYVHQIEGKVDEDVDAPRPPIDMAKLRNHVILLLANILPIVLLSKGLAKILDAEIKALNLPLALGGVVVAAIVFAPEGISALRAVARNDLQRTVNLCLGAATSTVGLTVPVILAIASFTGQKVVLGLAPREVTLLGMTLILSTLTFSNRRTTMLEGTVHLVLFFVFLVLVFNP from the coding sequence ATGTTCAATCTTTCTAATTTACGTTTGTTAACCTCATGGGGTTCGGTCCTTTTATATTTCCTGGTTCTTGCCGGTTGGATGGACACCGTAACATCGCCTGCGGTGTTGATGGTTCTGTTCACGTTGTTCTTTGCTGTGATCATGTGGTCAGCTTTTGGCGTTGTTCATGAGGCCGAAGAACTTGCGGAAATTATGGGGGAGCCCTACGGAACGTTGATCCTGACTTTATCCATCGTCGTGATCGAGGTGGCGTTAGTGGCGGCCGTGATGTTGGGTTCAAATGCCGCTCCCACTATGGGGCGTGATACGATGTTCTCGGTTCTGATGATTGTTATGAATGGTGTCGTCGGTCTTGGGTTGTTCATCGGTGGTCTTAAACATCGTGAGCAGTCTTACAATCTTCAAGGTGCCGCTTCCTATTTGTCGGTGTTGATTCCTTTAACATGTATCGCATTGATCTTGCCGAATTTTACAACTTCGACAGAGTCAGGAACCTTGTCGTTTTGGCAGTCCACGTACTTTTCGATTTTCTCGATCGCTTTGTACGGCGTTTTCTTGATCACACAAACAGGGCGTCACCGGGCTTTTTACGTTCATCAAATCGAAGGTAAGGTTGACGAAGACGTCGATGCTCCGCGACCACCGATTGATATGGCAAAGCTGCGCAATCACGTGATCCTGTTGCTGGCAAACATCCTACCGATCGTTTTGTTATCCAAGGGCTTGGCAAAAATCCTGGATGCAGAAATCAAAGCCTTGAATTTGCCATTGGCTCTGGGCGGGGTGGTTGTAGCTGCGATCGTATTCGCACCAGAAGGCATCAGTGCCCTTCGTGCGGTTGCTCGTAATGACCTGCAACGTACAGTGAATCTGTGTTTAGGGGCTGCCACCTCAACGGTCGGTCTGACAGTTCCCGTGATCCTTGCGATCGCATCGTTCACGGGTCAAAAAGTCGTCCTGGGCTTAGCTCCACGTGAAGTGACGTTGCTGGGGATGACTTTAATCTTAAGCACGTTAACGTTCTCGAACAGGCGCACCACGATGCTCGAAGGAACAGTGCACTTAGTGTTGTTCTTCGTTTTCTTGGTTCTTGTATTCAATCCGTAA